From Anopheles arabiensis isolate DONGOLA chromosome 3, AaraD3, whole genome shotgun sequence, a single genomic window includes:
- the LOC120900541 gene encoding LIM domain kinase 1 isoform X2, producing MWKSGTAACASCYNAIEPEQHVAAVGQLWHAECFRCSVCDARLSSWYFEKDGLLFCRDDHWSKFGDCCQQCSQFISGPAMFAGDHKFHPECFRCESCKVFIGDRESYALLERSKLYCGGCYKQQQQQQQHQQQQQQTASEAAGRNGAIVSPTKQERQRIPHSIRLVEIPWSGNRSDRIRLATDDKPSGVKGVANGCKSVRISDLFCAAYGQMGKYIFSCINTALDSCCGLLHFRVTLNSDLMALRVGDKVLEVNGTPVRDVPLENLQNLIEASAGKALQLTVEHDPDVVALATAGGLPGCKGILSASYAGTETNCTDVLNNNQNEGEEECTRSLSPSKLERIFRKKDEGYMSGSSRKLQKRLKDVNCNTATNSLKEKERSSSMSRLLDEHRTMATGGEFYDLSRTKSFRVEPKAARIFRASDLVQGELLGKGFFGQVFKVTHRVTQEVMVLKELYRVDEEAQKNFLKEVAVLRSLSHHNVLRFIGVLYKDKKLHLVTEFIPGGSLKELIHDSGLPLSWAQRISFARDISSGMSYLHSMNIIHRDLNSLNCLVRENGTVIVADFGLARIIKQPLISTTAYEKCTATPPQPAAAAAAAAASSGNNGTIGRRGRPRRQRYTVVGNPYWMAPEMMRGNKYDEKVDIFSFGIMLCEIIGRVQADPDYLPRLPDFGLNEKVFREKFCGQCPEPFYKIAFLCCDLNPDKRPPFHVLQGWLETMATVVALQRPIPIRIIDEIDNFKGLRSTESSLCTTPDGLTTPPPLSGYGLKPSLSRKRICEGQEDTGSTLERQHKLNDTASVQPTSFDLVDGVVCDVPVDSELLTPTNSSTPRPVEERIEPTAQAGPGFVVVDFNDIPKSPHLGKDFSANGDRIRDSLRAKRRQRMMLSRENQRKSLDSSLLVAAARLGATDRLMGDAVANAADDGSASEPISLIMTNEMIANDAAAAGAAADVRASESVRPSTDQVLASVKDSLERAKQQGEVPRAVARFAIGGESSQPDGPQKTKRYGEKGFVIHVQNGHLTLNNVRDLENCSDFDSSCDTSLNYLEVNGNRVEQQEATDPTVPKATPKKDTNLVVEMMSVERAKDMYPPGERRKCVEKENIAQGPDAALVNALPDESKSIGAAVKATSPLAAIPNPERNSAAAAAVAVAGKDAKKEEKTLSSSAQKAVQYTRKLFRVGEAAQSPVASPTSTKRSHDLPGAHRAGVSPGSKACGKGQHHVRTTSSERSVFSTKQKISPTSDPEPQTGFGGQTFPLADRSKPTATTAIVVHNNNHSMVHSYKSKPNEATEKGNNGAVRQSAGKRTIAASGAGKGASSGTNRPPVIGDSAVCVDAMVPSAGKPPISCGGGVSAATLARLATKGGRTYRPAERMTVYYNEMRSNSAGKEKYTSTLSPTVGSSGSNSRTGSPSPPVPSTAGRSLQASTSNSSRSTGILSPGSIRRLNARLLEARKANAALSQDRSTGKGKANGSPLLSMPSGTAKPVPGMARKVLLTPAGGAAGPLLGSVAGGYARERKVLPPVAPLVKVPK from the exons atgt ggaAATCAGGCACAGCTGCATGTGCTAGCTGCTACAACGCGATAGAACCGGAACAGCATGTGGCCGCCGTCGGTCAGCTGTGGCACGCGGAATGCTTTAG ATGTTCGGTTTGCGATGCACGACTGTCGAGCTGGTACTTTGAGAAGGATGGACTGCTGTTCTGCCGGGATGACCATTGGTCCAAGTTCGGTGACTGCTGTCAGCAGTGCTCGCAG TTTATCTCCGGACCGGCGATGTTTGCCGGCGATCACAAGTTCCATCCGGAATGCTTTCGGTGTGAATCGTGCAAAGTGTTCATCGGCGACAGGGAATCGTACGCACTGCTGGAACGCTCCAAGCTGTACTG CGGAGGGTGctacaagcagcagcaacagcagcagcagcaccagcagcagcaacaacagacCGCATCGGAAGCTGCCGGTCGGAACGGTGCAATAGTGTCGCCGACGAAGCAGGAACGGCAAAGAATTCCACATTCCATCCGGCTGGTCGAGATACCGTGGAGTGGCAATCGATCGGATCGTATCCGTCTGGCAACGGATGATAAACCGTCCGGCGTGAAGGGTGTTGCCAACGGATGCAAAAGCGTTCGCATATCGGA TTTGTTCTGCGCGGCGTACGGACAGATGGGAAAGTACATCTTTTCGTGCATTAACACTGCGCTGGATTCGTGCTGTGGTTTGCTTCACTTTAG AGTAACGCTCAACTCAGATCTGATGGCCCTGCGGGTCGGCGACAAGGTGCTGGAAGTGAACGGTACACCCGTGCGCGATGTACCGCTGGAAAATTTGCAAAATCTCATCGAAGCTTCGGCCGGCAAAGCTCTGCAGCTTACGGTCGAGCACGATCCGGATGTAGTGGCGCTGGCGACGGCCGGCGGGCTGCCCGGTTGCAAGGGCATACTGTCCGCTTCGTATGCCGGCACCGAAACGAACTGTACGGATGTGCTGAATAACAATCAGAATGAGGGTGAGGAGGAGTGCACGAGGAGCCTTTCGCCGAGCAAGCTGGAGCGAATATTCCGCAAGAAGGATGAAGGCTACATGAGCGGATCGTCCCGGAAGCTGCAAAAGCGTCTCAAGGATGTCAATTGCAATACAG CTACCAACAGTTTAAAGGAGAAGGAACGCAGCTCAAGCATGTCGCGCCTGCTGGACGAACATCGTACGATGGCCACTGGTGGAGAGTTTTACGATCTTTCCCGCACGAAGTCGTTCCGCGTGGAGCCGAAGGCGGCCCGCATATTCCGTGCCTCGGACCTGGTGCAGGGTGAGTTGCTCGGGAAGGGTTTCTTCGGCCAGGTGTTCAAAGTGACGCATCGCGTAACGCAAGAGGTAATGGTGCTGAAGGAACTGTACCGCGTCGACGAGGAGGCGCAGAAAAACTTCCTCAAGGAGGTTGCCGTGCTGCGGTCGCTGTCGCACCACAACGTGCTCCGCTTTATCGGTGTGCTGTACAAGGACAAAAAGCTTCACCTGGTGACGGAGTTTATCCCGGGCGGATCGCTGAAGGAGCTGATACACGATTCCGGGTTGCCGCTGAGCTGGGCGCAGCGGATCTCTTTTGCGCGCGATATTTCCAGCGGCATGAGCTACCTGCACTCGATGAACATCATCCATCGGGATTTGAACTCGCTCAACTGTTTGGTGCGCGAGAACGGTACGGTGATAGTGGCGGACTTTGGGCTTGCGCGCATCATTAAGCAGCCGCTGATCAGTACGACGGCGTATGAAAAGTGTACCGCCACACCAccgcagccagcagcagcagcagcggcagcagcagcgagcagcGGCAATAATGGGACGATCGGGCGCCGGGGCAGACCCCGCCGGCAGCGGTACACGGTGGTCGGCAATCCGTACTGGATGGCGCCGGAAATGATGCGCGGCAACAAGTACGACGAAAAGGTGGACATCTTCTCGTTCGGCATCATGCTGTGCGAGATCATTGGCCGGGTGCAGGCCGATCCGGACTATCTGCCCCGCCTGCCCGACTTCGGCCTGAACGAGAAGGTGTTTCGGGAGAAGTTTTGCGGCCAGTGTCCGGAACCGTTCTACAAGATTGCCTTCCTGTGCTGTGACCTGAATCCTGACAAACG ACCTCCATTCCACGTGCTGCAGGGTTGGCTGGAAACGATGGCCACCGTCGTGGCCCTGCAGCGTCCCATTCCGATACGCATCATCGACGAAATCGACAACTTTAAGGGGCTGCGAAGCACGGAATCGAGCCTGTGCACGACACCGGACGGGTTGACCACTCCGCCACCGTTGTCCGGGTACGGGCTGAAACCATCGCTAAGCCGCAAGCGCATTTGCGAAGGGCAGGAAGACACCGGCAGCACCCTGGAGCGGCAGCACAAGCTAAACGACACGGCATCGGTACAACCGACCAGCTTCGACCTAGTGGACGGTGTTGTGTGCGATGTGCCGGTAGATAGTGAGCTGCTCACGCCtaccaacagcagcacaccTCGGCCGGTGGAGGAGCGGATCGAACCGACCGCCCAAGCAGGGCCCGGATTCGTCGTGGTAGATTTTAACGATATACCAAAGTCCCCCCATCTGGGGAAAGATTTTTCCGCCAACGGGGATCGCATACGGGACAGCCTGCGGGCAAAGCGGCGCCAACGGATGATGCTCAGCCGGGAGAATCAGCGCAAATCGCTCGATTCCAGTCTGCTGGTCGCTGCGGCCCGGCTTGGTGCAACGGATCGACTGATGGGCGATGCCGTGGCCAATGCCGCCGACGATGGTAGTGCCTCGGAACCGATCAGCTTAATTATGACTAATGAAATGATCGCAAacgacgctgctgctgctggtgcggctGCCGATGTGCGTGCGTCGGAGAGTGTGCGTCCGTCGACGGATCAGGTGCTCGCTTCGGTGAAAGATAGCCTGGAGCGTGCCAAACAGCAGGGTGAGGTGCCGCGTGCTGTTGCACGGTTTGCAATTGGCGGTGAAAGCTCCCAGCCGGACGGGCCGCAGAAGACGAAGCGCTACGGCGAGAAGGGTTTCGTAATACACGTACAAAATGGGCATCTGACGCTGAACAATGTGCGCGATCTGGAGAACTGTTCCGATTTCGATTCGAGCTGCGATACGAGCCTGAACTATCTCGAGGTAAACGGTAACCGGGTGGAGCAGCAGGAAGCAACCGACCCAACGGTGCCGAAGGCGACTCCAAAGAAGGACACTAATCTAGTCGTCGAAATGATGTCCGTTGAGCGGGCGAAAGATATGTACCCGCCTGGGGAGCGTCGAAAGTGTGTCGAGAAGGAAAACATTGCCCAAGGGCCGGATGCGGCGCTTGTGAACGCGTTGCCCGACGAATCGAAATCGATCGGCGCTGCAGTGAAAGCTACCTCTCCGCTGGCTGCGATACCCAATCCAGAAAGGAACAgtgcggcggcagcggcggtggcggttgCTGGAAAGGATGctaaaaaggaggaaaaaacgcTTTCCTCCAGTGCTCAAAAAGCCGTCCAATACACGCGGAAGCTGTTCCGGGTGGGCGAAGCTGCCCAGTCGCCGGTCGCGAGTCCAACCAGCACGAAACGCTCCCACGATCTGCCGGGTGCGCATCGTGCCGGAGTGTCGCCGGGATCGAAAGCATGCGGCAAGGGGCAACATCACGTCCGGACGACCTCTTCAGAGCGGTCGGTGTTTTCGACCAAGCAGAAAATATCGCCCACCTCCGATCCGGAACCACAGACCGGATTCGGTGGCCAGACGTTCCCATTGGCCGATCGCTCCAAGCCAACGGCAACCACTGCGATAGTGGTGCACAACAATAACCACAGTATGGTGCATTCGTACAAATCTAAACCAAATGAAGCGACGGAGAAGGGCAATAATGGGGCGGTACGGCAATCGGCAGGCAAGCGCACCATTGCCGCTAGTGGTGCTGGAAAAGGAGCGTCCAGTGGAACGAACCGACCGCCGGTAATTGGCGATAGTGCGGTGTGTGTTGATGCGATGGTACCGTCCGCTGGCAAGCCGCCGATCAGCTGCGGTGGTGGCGTTAGTGCTGCAACGCTGGCCCGATTGGCGACCAAGGGAGGCCGCACGTACCGACCGGCGGAGCGTATGACGGTGTACTACAACGAGATGCGTTCGAACTCCGCTGGCAAGGAAAAGTACACCTCAACCCTTTCACCAACGGTTGGCAGTAGTGGCAGCAATTCACGCACCGGGTCTCCTTCTCCGCCAGTCCCCAGTACAGCGGGTCGTTCTTTGCAGGCGAGCACCAGCAACAGTAGCCGCAGCACTGGTATCCTTTCGCCcggcagcatccgtcggcttAACGCTCGTTTGCTGGAGGCGCGCAAAGCAAACGCCGCTTTATCGCAGGACCGATCGACTGGCAAAGGGAAAGCGAACGGGTCGCCATTGCTTTCCATGCCCTCGGGCACGGCAAAACCGGTGCCGGGGATGGCACGGAAGGTACTGCTGACACCGGCCGGTGGTGCAGCCGGTCCGTTGCTTGGTAGTGTTGCGGGCGGCTATGCCAGAGAGCGCAAGGTGCTGCCACCGGTCGCACCGCTTGTTAAGGTGCCGAAGTAA
- the LOC120900541 gene encoding LIM domain kinase 1 isoform X4, whose protein sequence is MFAGDHKFHPECFRCESCKVFIGDRESYALLERSKLYCGGCYKQQQQQQQHQQQQQQTASEAAGRNGAIVSPTKQERQRIPHSIRLVEIPWSGNRSDRIRLATDDKPSGVKGVANGCKSVRISDLFCAAYGQMGKYIFSCINTALDSCCGLLHFRVTLNSDLMALRVGDKVLEVNGTPVRDVPLENLQNLIEASAGKALQLTVEHDPDVVALATAGGLPGCKGILSASYAGTETNCTDVLNNNQNEGEEECTRSLSPSKLERIFRKKDEGYMSGSSRKLQKRLKDVNCNTATNSLKEKERSSSMSRLLDEHRTMATGGEFYDLSRTKSFRVEPKAARIFRASDLVQGELLGKGFFGQVFKVTHRVTQEVMVLKELYRVDEEAQKNFLKEVAVLRSLSHHNVLRFIGVLYKDKKLHLVTEFIPGGSLKELIHDSGLPLSWAQRISFARDISSGMSYLHSMNIIHRDLNSLNCLVRENGTVIVADFGLARIIKQPLISTTAYEKCTATPPQPAAAAAAAAASSGNNGTIGRRGRPRRQRYTVVGNPYWMAPEMMRGNKYDEKVDIFSFGIMLCEIIGRVQADPDYLPRLPDFGLNEKVFREKFCGQCPEPFYKIAFLCCDLNPDKRPPFHVLQGWLETMATVVALQRPIPIRIIDEIDNFKGLRSTESSLCTTPDGLTTPPPLSGYGLKPSLSRKRICEGQEDTGSTLERQHKLNDTASVQPTSFDLVDGVVCDVPVDSELLTPTNSSTPRPVEERIEPTAQAGPGFVVVDFNDIPKSPHLGKDFSANGDRIRDSLRAKRRQRMMLSRENQRKSLDSSLLVAAARLGATDRLMGDAVANAADDGSASEPISLIMTNEMIANDAAAAGAAADVRASESVRPSTDQVLASVKDSLERAKQQGEVPRAVARFAIGGESSQPDGPQKTKRYGEKGFVIHVQNGHLTLNNVRDLENCSDFDSSCDTSLNYLEVNGNRVEQQEATDPTVPKATPKKDTNLVVEMMSVERAKDMYPPGERRKCVEKENIAQGPDAALVNALPDESKSIGAAVKATSPLAAIPNPERNSAAAAAVAVAGKDAKKEEKTLSSSAQKAVQYTRKLFRVGEAAQSPVASPTSTKRSHDLPGAHRAGVSPGSKACGKGQHHVRTTSSERSVFSTKQKISPTSDPEPQTGFGGQTFPLADRSKPTATTAIVVHNNNHSMVHSYKSKPNEATEKGNNGAVRQSAGKRTIAASGAGKGASSGTNRPPVIGDSAVCVDAMVPSAGKPPISCGGGVSAATLARLATKGGRTYRPAERMTVYYNEMRSNSAGKEKYTSTLSPTVGSSGSNSRTGSPSPPVPSTAGRSLQASTSNSSRSTGILSPGSIRRLNARLLEARKANAALSQDRSTGKGKANGSPLLSMPSGTAKPVPGMARKVLLTPAGGAAGPLLGSVAGGYARERKVLPPVAPLVKVPK, encoded by the exons ATGTTTGCCGGCGATCACAAGTTCCATCCGGAATGCTTTCGGTGTGAATCGTGCAAAGTGTTCATCGGCGACAGGGAATCGTACGCACTGCTGGAACGCTCCAAGCTGTACTG CGGAGGGTGctacaagcagcagcaacagcagcagcagcaccagcagcagcaacaacagacCGCATCGGAAGCTGCCGGTCGGAACGGTGCAATAGTGTCGCCGACGAAGCAGGAACGGCAAAGAATTCCACATTCCATCCGGCTGGTCGAGATACCGTGGAGTGGCAATCGATCGGATCGTATCCGTCTGGCAACGGATGATAAACCGTCCGGCGTGAAGGGTGTTGCCAACGGATGCAAAAGCGTTCGCATATCGGA TTTGTTCTGCGCGGCGTACGGACAGATGGGAAAGTACATCTTTTCGTGCATTAACACTGCGCTGGATTCGTGCTGTGGTTTGCTTCACTTTAG AGTAACGCTCAACTCAGATCTGATGGCCCTGCGGGTCGGCGACAAGGTGCTGGAAGTGAACGGTACACCCGTGCGCGATGTACCGCTGGAAAATTTGCAAAATCTCATCGAAGCTTCGGCCGGCAAAGCTCTGCAGCTTACGGTCGAGCACGATCCGGATGTAGTGGCGCTGGCGACGGCCGGCGGGCTGCCCGGTTGCAAGGGCATACTGTCCGCTTCGTATGCCGGCACCGAAACGAACTGTACGGATGTGCTGAATAACAATCAGAATGAGGGTGAGGAGGAGTGCACGAGGAGCCTTTCGCCGAGCAAGCTGGAGCGAATATTCCGCAAGAAGGATGAAGGCTACATGAGCGGATCGTCCCGGAAGCTGCAAAAGCGTCTCAAGGATGTCAATTGCAATACAG CTACCAACAGTTTAAAGGAGAAGGAACGCAGCTCAAGCATGTCGCGCCTGCTGGACGAACATCGTACGATGGCCACTGGTGGAGAGTTTTACGATCTTTCCCGCACGAAGTCGTTCCGCGTGGAGCCGAAGGCGGCCCGCATATTCCGTGCCTCGGACCTGGTGCAGGGTGAGTTGCTCGGGAAGGGTTTCTTCGGCCAGGTGTTCAAAGTGACGCATCGCGTAACGCAAGAGGTAATGGTGCTGAAGGAACTGTACCGCGTCGACGAGGAGGCGCAGAAAAACTTCCTCAAGGAGGTTGCCGTGCTGCGGTCGCTGTCGCACCACAACGTGCTCCGCTTTATCGGTGTGCTGTACAAGGACAAAAAGCTTCACCTGGTGACGGAGTTTATCCCGGGCGGATCGCTGAAGGAGCTGATACACGATTCCGGGTTGCCGCTGAGCTGGGCGCAGCGGATCTCTTTTGCGCGCGATATTTCCAGCGGCATGAGCTACCTGCACTCGATGAACATCATCCATCGGGATTTGAACTCGCTCAACTGTTTGGTGCGCGAGAACGGTACGGTGATAGTGGCGGACTTTGGGCTTGCGCGCATCATTAAGCAGCCGCTGATCAGTACGACGGCGTATGAAAAGTGTACCGCCACACCAccgcagccagcagcagcagcagcggcagcagcagcgagcagcGGCAATAATGGGACGATCGGGCGCCGGGGCAGACCCCGCCGGCAGCGGTACACGGTGGTCGGCAATCCGTACTGGATGGCGCCGGAAATGATGCGCGGCAACAAGTACGACGAAAAGGTGGACATCTTCTCGTTCGGCATCATGCTGTGCGAGATCATTGGCCGGGTGCAGGCCGATCCGGACTATCTGCCCCGCCTGCCCGACTTCGGCCTGAACGAGAAGGTGTTTCGGGAGAAGTTTTGCGGCCAGTGTCCGGAACCGTTCTACAAGATTGCCTTCCTGTGCTGTGACCTGAATCCTGACAAACG ACCTCCATTCCACGTGCTGCAGGGTTGGCTGGAAACGATGGCCACCGTCGTGGCCCTGCAGCGTCCCATTCCGATACGCATCATCGACGAAATCGACAACTTTAAGGGGCTGCGAAGCACGGAATCGAGCCTGTGCACGACACCGGACGGGTTGACCACTCCGCCACCGTTGTCCGGGTACGGGCTGAAACCATCGCTAAGCCGCAAGCGCATTTGCGAAGGGCAGGAAGACACCGGCAGCACCCTGGAGCGGCAGCACAAGCTAAACGACACGGCATCGGTACAACCGACCAGCTTCGACCTAGTGGACGGTGTTGTGTGCGATGTGCCGGTAGATAGTGAGCTGCTCACGCCtaccaacagcagcacaccTCGGCCGGTGGAGGAGCGGATCGAACCGACCGCCCAAGCAGGGCCCGGATTCGTCGTGGTAGATTTTAACGATATACCAAAGTCCCCCCATCTGGGGAAAGATTTTTCCGCCAACGGGGATCGCATACGGGACAGCCTGCGGGCAAAGCGGCGCCAACGGATGATGCTCAGCCGGGAGAATCAGCGCAAATCGCTCGATTCCAGTCTGCTGGTCGCTGCGGCCCGGCTTGGTGCAACGGATCGACTGATGGGCGATGCCGTGGCCAATGCCGCCGACGATGGTAGTGCCTCGGAACCGATCAGCTTAATTATGACTAATGAAATGATCGCAAacgacgctgctgctgctggtgcggctGCCGATGTGCGTGCGTCGGAGAGTGTGCGTCCGTCGACGGATCAGGTGCTCGCTTCGGTGAAAGATAGCCTGGAGCGTGCCAAACAGCAGGGTGAGGTGCCGCGTGCTGTTGCACGGTTTGCAATTGGCGGTGAAAGCTCCCAGCCGGACGGGCCGCAGAAGACGAAGCGCTACGGCGAGAAGGGTTTCGTAATACACGTACAAAATGGGCATCTGACGCTGAACAATGTGCGCGATCTGGAGAACTGTTCCGATTTCGATTCGAGCTGCGATACGAGCCTGAACTATCTCGAGGTAAACGGTAACCGGGTGGAGCAGCAGGAAGCAACCGACCCAACGGTGCCGAAGGCGACTCCAAAGAAGGACACTAATCTAGTCGTCGAAATGATGTCCGTTGAGCGGGCGAAAGATATGTACCCGCCTGGGGAGCGTCGAAAGTGTGTCGAGAAGGAAAACATTGCCCAAGGGCCGGATGCGGCGCTTGTGAACGCGTTGCCCGACGAATCGAAATCGATCGGCGCTGCAGTGAAAGCTACCTCTCCGCTGGCTGCGATACCCAATCCAGAAAGGAACAgtgcggcggcagcggcggtggcggttgCTGGAAAGGATGctaaaaaggaggaaaaaacgcTTTCCTCCAGTGCTCAAAAAGCCGTCCAATACACGCGGAAGCTGTTCCGGGTGGGCGAAGCTGCCCAGTCGCCGGTCGCGAGTCCAACCAGCACGAAACGCTCCCACGATCTGCCGGGTGCGCATCGTGCCGGAGTGTCGCCGGGATCGAAAGCATGCGGCAAGGGGCAACATCACGTCCGGACGACCTCTTCAGAGCGGTCGGTGTTTTCGACCAAGCAGAAAATATCGCCCACCTCCGATCCGGAACCACAGACCGGATTCGGTGGCCAGACGTTCCCATTGGCCGATCGCTCCAAGCCAACGGCAACCACTGCGATAGTGGTGCACAACAATAACCACAGTATGGTGCATTCGTACAAATCTAAACCAAATGAAGCGACGGAGAAGGGCAATAATGGGGCGGTACGGCAATCGGCAGGCAAGCGCACCATTGCCGCTAGTGGTGCTGGAAAAGGAGCGTCCAGTGGAACGAACCGACCGCCGGTAATTGGCGATAGTGCGGTGTGTGTTGATGCGATGGTACCGTCCGCTGGCAAGCCGCCGATCAGCTGCGGTGGTGGCGTTAGTGCTGCAACGCTGGCCCGATTGGCGACCAAGGGAGGCCGCACGTACCGACCGGCGGAGCGTATGACGGTGTACTACAACGAGATGCGTTCGAACTCCGCTGGCAAGGAAAAGTACACCTCAACCCTTTCACCAACGGTTGGCAGTAGTGGCAGCAATTCACGCACCGGGTCTCCTTCTCCGCCAGTCCCCAGTACAGCGGGTCGTTCTTTGCAGGCGAGCACCAGCAACAGTAGCCGCAGCACTGGTATCCTTTCGCCcggcagcatccgtcggcttAACGCTCGTTTGCTGGAGGCGCGCAAAGCAAACGCCGCTTTATCGCAGGACCGATCGACTGGCAAAGGGAAAGCGAACGGGTCGCCATTGCTTTCCATGCCCTCGGGCACGGCAAAACCGGTGCCGGGGATGGCACGGAAGGTACTGCTGACACCGGCCGGTGGTGCAGCCGGTCCGTTGCTTGGTAGTGTTGCGGGCGGCTATGCCAGAGAGCGCAAGGTGCTGCCACCGGTCGCACCGCTTGTTAAGGTGCCGAAGTAA